A single Methanobrevibacter woesei DNA region contains:
- a CDS encoding PfkB family carbohydrate kinase, with product MTLVVLGPATEDIIIKNGMKESKVGGATFFQAFVYEALNIDYLAIVNLSNLDIIDKFPDKNKVIALLKEDTHFFINEYPNEDNLDLRVQLSNFANIPIFVDELKPILDKIDKIDAFVINPLNQYDFPRETMDYLKNFKVPIYLSIQGFLRKKDSLENDDGYNGILLDKNSNIQAIVNDTSGIFLDENEFDIMFEDNDFSSCNVGEIIVTNGSKGSRIISNINDNEIIIEPVEQKYIVDSTGCGDTYMAAYISKKLEAKSSLEAGNFASLIASEKLSSDGPYKKL from the coding sequence ATGACACTTGTAGTTTTAGGGCCTGCTACTGAAGATATCATTATAAAAAATGGTATGAAAGAATCTAAAGTAGGTGGGGCAACTTTTTTTCAGGCTTTTGTATATGAAGCTTTAAATATTGATTATCTAGCTATTGTAAACTTATCAAATTTAGATATAATAGATAAATTTCCAGATAAAAATAAAGTAATAGCTCTTTTAAAAGAGGATACACACTTTTTTATAAATGAATATCCTAATGAGGATAATCTTGATTTGAGAGTTCAGCTGTCTAATTTTGCAAATATTCCTATTTTTGTAGATGAATTAAAGCCTATTTTAGATAAGATTGATAAAATTGATGCATTTGTCATTAATCCTTTAAATCAATATGATTTTCCAAGAGAAACTATGGATTATTTAAAGAATTTCAAGGTTCCTATTTATTTATCTATTCAGGGTTTTTTAAGAAAAAAAGATTCTTTGGAAAATGATGATGGATACAATGGTATTCTATTAGATAAAAATTCAAATATACAAGCTATTGTTAATGACACATCTGGAATATTTTTAGATGAAAATGAATTTGACATTATGTTTGAGGATAATGATTTTTCAAGCTGTAATGTGGGAGAAATTATTGTAACAAATGGAAGTAAAGGTTCCAGAATTATCTCAAATATCAATGATAACGAAATTATTATTGAACCTGTAGAGCAGAAGTATATTGTAGATTCTACAGGATGTGGTGATACATATATGGCAGCATATATTTCTAAAAAATTAGAGGCTAAATCATCACTTGAAGCTGGTAATTTTGCTTCTTTAATAGCTAGTGAAAAATTATCTTCTGATGGTCCTTATAAAAAACTTTAA
- the pdxS gene encoding pyridoxal 5'-phosphate synthase lyase subunit PdxS — MKKGTTVLKEGFAKMTKGGVIMDVVNAEQAAIAEDAGAVAVMALEKVPADIRAAGGVARMADPTIVEEVVDAVSIPVMAKARIGHIAEAQILETLGVDMIDESEVLTPADEEYHINKKEFTIPFVCGARNLGEALRRIDEGAAMIRTKGEPGTGNIVEAVRHMRMVMGEIRTIQGLDEEEIWKYARKIEAPIDLVKETAELGKLPVVNFAAGGIATPADASLMMQLGSDGIFVGSGIFKSNNPVAFAEAIVEATANYDKPEVLAEVSKGLGEAMKGIEMSTLTEADRMQDRGI; from the coding sequence ATGAAAAAAGGAACTACTGTTTTAAAAGAAGGCTTTGCTAAAATGACTAAAGGTGGAGTCATTATGGATGTTGTTAATGCTGAACAAGCAGCTATTGCTGAAGATGCTGGTGCTGTTGCTGTAATGGCTTTAGAAAAAGTACCTGCAGATATTCGTGCTGCTGGTGGAGTAGCTAGAATGGCTGATCCTACTATTGTTGAAGAAGTAGTTGATGCAGTTTCTATTCCTGTAATGGCTAAAGCAAGAATCGGCCATATTGCAGAAGCTCAAATTTTAGAAACATTGGGTGTAGATATGATTGATGAAAGTGAAGTACTTACACCTGCTGATGAAGAATATCACATTAACAAGAAAGAATTCACCATTCCTTTCGTATGTGGTGCACGTAATTTAGGGGAAGCTTTAAGGAGAATTGATGAAGGTGCAGCAATGATCCGTACTAAAGGTGAACCTGGAACAGGAAATATTGTTGAAGCAGTTCGTCATATGAGAATGGTAATGGGTGAAATCAGAACTATTCAAGGTTTAGATGAAGAAGAAATCTGGAAATATGCAAGAAAAATTGAAGCTCCAATTGATCTTGTAAAAGAAACTGCTGAACTTGGTAAATTACCTGTTGTTAACTTTGCTGCTGGTGGAATAGCTACTCCTGCAGATGCTTCTTTAATGATGCAATTAGGTTCAGATGGTATTTTTGTTGGTTCAGGTATTTTCAAATCCAATAATCCTGTAGCATTTGCTGAAGCTATTGTAGAAGCAACAGCTAACTATGATAAACCTGAAGTTTTAGCTGAAGTTTCCAAAGGCCTTGGTGAAGCAATGAAAGGTATTGAAATGTCTACTTTAACTGAAGCTGACAGAATGCAAGATAGAGGAATCTAA